A genomic region of Eriocheir sinensis breed Jianghai 21 chromosome 42, ASM2467909v1, whole genome shotgun sequence contains the following coding sequences:
- the LOC127009888 gene encoding galanin receptor type 3-like: protein MVVGKKTFSSGQAVIGFNNNFTKFTTNDFTVISLTPDELTGSRVKSPGLLEDWWQGYPVWQGQRDAAVPMVIVVTVAAMLGVVGNLIVAGLLCCPSRWPRTTTSFYLLHRAIADTCVQICQPLVVVTLVSGQHPWGCIFNPAMMQLGMLASTVFLSGLALDSYLASIPRRFPPKARWRLLRVVVTAAWLAGLGIFTLTGLGIFRRGDMCLEAPLFLIHSHDALFVCLLLVFLLPLLVLGGSMALLLKGRTAEAIGRGGRATPGTTQESTETSSRNLTTAVSPLPRHMRLLAALSLVFLVAHVPYWTLRIHYSRVPELLPFTVHAVVISLVVVGTALDPLLAVWFRVELWQGVVSHLPSHPAAAVPLHTV from the exons ATGGTTGTGGGAAAGAAAACATTTAGCAGCGGTCAGGCGGTGATTGGATTTAATAATAACTTCACTAAATTCACTACAAACGATTTTACAGTAATATCACTAACG CCAGACGAGCTGACGGGGTCTAGAGTGAAGAGTCCGGGGCTGCTGGAGGACTGGTGGCAGGGGTACCCCGTGTGGCAGGGGCAGAGGGACGCAGCCGTGCCcatggtgattgtggtgaccGTGGCGGCGATGCTTGGGGTGGTGGGGAACCTCATCGTGGCTGGGCTCCTCTGCTGCCCCTCCCGCTGGCCGCGCACCACCACCAGCTTCTACCTCCTCCACAGAGCCATTGCCGACACCTGCGTGCAGATCTGCCAgcccctggtggtggtgacgctggtgaGTGGCCAACACCCGTGGGGCTGCATCTTCAACCCCGCCATGATGCAGTTGGGCATGCTGGCCAGTACGGTCTTCCTCTCCGGCCTCGCCCTGGACTCCTACCTAGCGTCCATCCCTCGCCGATTCCCCCCGAAGGCCCGCTGGAGGctgctgagggtggtggtgacggcggcgtgGCTGGCGGGGCTGGGCATCTTCACCCTGACAGGCCTTGGAATCTTCCGCCGCGGGGACATGTGTCTGGAGGCGCCGCTCTTCCTCATCCACAGCCACGACGCCTTATTCGTCTGCCTCCTGCTGGTGTTCCTGCTGCCCCTGCTCGTGTTAGGGGGCTCCATGGCGCTCCTGCTGAAGGGGAGGACGGCAGAGGCGATAGGAAGGGGCGGGAGGGCCACGCCAGGCACAACACAAGAGTCAACGGAAACTAGCTCGAGAAATTTGACTACCGCCGTCTCGCCGCTGCCTCGCCACATGCGCCTCTTGGCAGCCCTGAGCCTCGTGTTCCTGGTGGCCCACGTGCCCTACTGGACACTCCGGATACACTACTCGAGGGTGCCGGAGCTGCTGCCCTTCACCGTACACGCCGTGGTCatctccctggtggtggtggggacggcCCTGGACCCCCTCCTGGCCGTGTGGTTCAGGGTGGAGTTGTGGCAGGGGGTGGTGTCGCACCTCCCTTCTCACCCCGCGGCAGCTGTCCCCCTACACACAGTCTGA